From the Castor canadensis chromosome 9, mCasCan1.hap1v2, whole genome shotgun sequence genome, one window contains:
- the Usp38 gene encoding ubiquitin carboxyl-terminal hydrolase 38 isoform X1, which produces MDKILEGLVSSSHPLPLKRVIVRKVVESAEHWLDEAQCEAMFGLTTRLILEGQDHFQRQVGHQVLEAYARYHRPEFESFFNKTFVLGLLQQGYHSLDRKDVAILDYIHNGLRLIMSCPSVLDLFSLLQVEVLRMVCERPEPQLCARLSDLLTDFVQCIPKGKLAITFCQQLVRTIGHFQCASTQEKELREYVSQVTKVSNLLQNIWKAEPSTLLPSLQEVFASISSTDASFEPSVALASLVQHIPLQMITVLIRSLTTDPNVKDASMTQALCRMIDWLSWPLAQHVDTWVIALLKGLAAVQKFTILIDVTLLKIELVFNRLWFPLVRPGALAVLSHMLLSFQHSPEAFHLIVPHVVHLVHSFKSDGLPSSTTFLVQLAELVHCMMYHYSGFPDLYEPILEAIKDFPKPSEEKIKLILSQSAWTSQSNSLASCLSRLSGKSETGKTGLINLGNTCYMNSVIQALFMATDFRRQVLSLNLNGCNSLMKKLQHLFAFLAHTQREAYAPRLFFEASRPPWFTPRSQQDCSEYLRFLLDRLHEEEKILKVQSSHKPSESLGCSETSLQEVASKAAVLTETPCTSEGEKTLIEKMFGGKIRTHICCLNCRSTSQKVEAFTDLSLAFCPSPATEDMSFQAAAPLPRAQDGGLVGASVPGPSEEPVIYNPATAAFVCDSVMSEKTSSLPDEFHCIENTSVPNESAKVLVNKDVRQKPGGETTPSVTDLLNYFLAPEILTGDNQYYCENCASLQNAEKTMQITEEPEYLILTLLRFSYDQKYHVRRKILDNVSLPLVLELPVKRTTSLSSLSENWSVDVDLTDVSENLAKKLKPSGTEEPFCPKLVPYQLSSVVVHSGISSESGHYYSYARNITGTESSYQMCHQSETLALSPSQSHLQGKDSPSAIIEQDLENKEMSKEWFLFNDSRVTFTSFQSVQKITSRFPKDTAYVLLYKKQNSTNSLSGSNPTNGLWINGDPPLQKELMDAITKDNKLYLQEQELNARARALQTASASCSFRPNGFDDNDPPGSCGPTGGGGGGGFNTVGRLVF; this is translated from the exons ATGGACAAGATCCTGGAGGGCCTGGTGAGCTCTTCGCACCCGCTGCCCTTAAAGCGGGTGATTGTGCGGAAGGTGGTGGAGTCGGCGGAGCACTGGCTCGACGAGGCCCAGTGCGAGGCCATGTTTGGCCTGACGACCCGGCTCATCCTGGAGGGCCAGGACCACTTCCAGCGGCAAGTGGGGCACCAGGTGCTGGAGGCCTATGCCCGGTACCACCGGCCAGAGTTCGAGTCCTTCTTCAACAAGACTTTCGTGCTGGGCCTCCTTCAGCAGGGCTACCACTCGCTGGACAGGAAGGACGTAGCCATCCTGGACTACATCCACAATGGCCTGAGGCTGATCATGAGCTGCCCGTCGGTGCTGGACCTCTTCAGCCTGCTGCAGGTGGAGGTGTTGCGCATGGTGTGTGAGAGGCCCGAGCCGCAGCTCTGCGCCCGCCTGAGCGACCTCCTGACCGACTTCGTGCAGTGCATCCCCAAAGGGAAATTGGCCATCACCTTCTGTCAACAGCTGGTTCGAACCATAGGCCACTTCCAGTGCGCGTCCACGCAGGAGAAAGAGCTGCGCGAGTACGTCTCCCAGGTGACAAAAGTGAGTAACTTGCTACAGAACATCTGGAAGGCCGAGCCCTCTACCCTGCTACCGTCCCTGCAAGAAGTTTTTGCAAGCATCTCCTCCACAG ATGCATCATTTGAGCCTTCTGTGGCATTGGCAAGCCTCGTGCAGCATATTCCTCTCCAGATGATTACAGTGCTCATCAGGAGCCTGACCACGGATCCCAATGTGAAAGATGCAAGTATGACCCAAGCTCTTTGCAG AATGATTGACTGGCTCTCTTGGCCCCTGGCTCAGCATGTGGACACATGGGTAATTGCTCTCCTGAAAGGACTCGCAGCTGTTCAGAAGTTTACTATTTTGATAGATGTCACTTTGCTGAAAATAGAACTG GTTTTTAATCGACTTTGGTTTCCTCTCGTGAGACCTGGTGCTCTTGCAGTTCTTTCTCACATGCTGCTTAGTTTTCAGCATTCTCCAGAGGCGTTCCATTTG aTTGTTCCTCATGTAGTTCATTTGGTTCACTCTTTCAAAAGTGATGGCCTGCCATCCAGTACCACCTTCCTAGTGCAGTTAGCAGAATTGGTACACTGTATGATGTATCATTATTCTGGATTCCCAGATCTCTATGAACCTATTCTGGAGGCAATAAAG GATTTTCCTAAACCCAGTGAAGAGAAGATTAAGTTGATTCTCAGTCAGAGTGCCTGGACTTCTCAATCCAATTCTTTGGCATCTTGCTTGTCTAGACTTTCTGGAAAATCTGAAACTGGGAAAACTGGTCTTATTAACCTAGGAAATACATGTTATATGAACAGTGTTATACAGGCGTTGTTTATGGCCACTGA tTTTAGAAGACAAGTGTTATCTTTAAATCTAAATGGGTGCAATTCATTAATGAAAAAATTACAGCATCTTTTTGCCTTTTTGGCTCATACACAG AGGGAAGCATATGCACCTCGGCTATTCTTTGAAGCTTCCAGACCTCCATGGTTTACTCCTAGATCACAGCAAGACTGTTCGGAATACCTCAGGTTTCTGCTAGAcag GCttcatgaagaagaaaagatCCTGAAAGTTCAGTCCTCACACAAGCCCTCTGAAAGTCTGGGGTGCAGTGAAACTTCTTTACAGGAAGTAGCCAGTAAGGCAGCTGTACTAACAGAGACTCCTTGCACAAGTGAGGGTGAGAAGActttaatagaaaaaatgtttGGAGGGAAAATACGGACTCACATATGTTGCTTGAACTGTAGGAGTACATCACAAAAGGTGGAAGCTTTTACAGATCTTTCATTGGCCTTTTGTCCTTCCCCTGCTACAGAAGACATGTCTTTCCAAGCTGCAGCACCATTACCCCGTGCACAAGATGGTGGTTTAGTGGGAGCTAGTGTACCTGGGCCTTCAGAAGAACCAGTCATTTATAATCCAGCAACAGCTGCCTTTGTCTGTGACTCGGTTATGAGTGAAAAAACAAGCAGTCTTCCTGATGAGTTTCATTGTATTGAAAACACTTCTGTCCCTAATGAATCTGCCAAGGTTCTTGTCAATAAAGATGTACGTCAGAAACCAGGAGGTGAAACTACACCTTCAGTAACTGACttactaaattattttttggcTCCAGAGATTCTTACTGGTGATAACCAATATTATTGTGAAAACTGTGCCTCTCTGCAGAATGCTGAGAAAACTATGCAAATCACGGAGGAACCTGAATACCTTATTCTTACTCTCCTGAGATTTTCATATGATCAGAAGTATCATGtgagaagaaaaattttagacAATGTGTCACTGCCACTGGTTTTGGAATTGCCAGTTAAAAGAACTACTTCCTTGTCTTCATTATCAGAAAATTGGTCTGTCGATGTTGACCTCACTGATGTTAGTGAGAACCTTGCTAAAAAATTAAAGCCTTCTGGGACTGAAGAACCTTTCTGCCCAAAATTGGTGCCCTACCAATTAAGTTCTGTTGTTGTTCACTCTGGTATATCCTCTGAAAGTGGGCATTACTATTCTTATGCTAGAAATATCACAGGTACAGAGTCTTCATACCAGATGTGCCACCAGTCTGAAACTCTGGCATTATCACCCTCTCAGAGTCATTTACAAGGCAAAGATAGTCCTAGTGCAATTATTGAACAGGATttggaaaataaggaaatgtCAAAAGAATGGTTTTTATTTAATGACAGCAGAGTGACATTTACTTCATTTCAATCAGTCCAGAAAATTACGAGTAGGTTTCCGAAGGACACAGCTTATGTGCTTTTATATAAGAAACAGAACAGCACTaatagcttaagtggtagcaaTCCAACCAATGGACTCTGGATAAATGGAGACCCACCTCTACAGAAAGAACTTATGGATGCTATAACAAAAGACAATAAACTATATTTACAG gaacaAGAATTGAATGCTCGAGCCCGGGCCCTACAAACTGCATCTGCCTCCTGTTCATTTCGGCCCAATGGATTTGATGATAATGACCCACCAGGAAGCTGTGGACCAActggtggaggaggtggaggaggattTAATACAGTTGGCAGACTTGTGTTTTGA
- the Usp38 gene encoding ubiquitin carboxyl-terminal hydrolase 38 isoform X2 — protein MMYHYSGFPDLYEPILEAIKDFPKPSEEKIKLILSQSAWTSQSNSLASCLSRLSGKSETGKTGLINLGNTCYMNSVIQALFMATDFRRQVLSLNLNGCNSLMKKLQHLFAFLAHTQREAYAPRLFFEASRPPWFTPRSQQDCSEYLRFLLDRLHEEEKILKVQSSHKPSESLGCSETSLQEVASKAAVLTETPCTSEGEKTLIEKMFGGKIRTHICCLNCRSTSQKVEAFTDLSLAFCPSPATEDMSFQAAAPLPRAQDGGLVGASVPGPSEEPVIYNPATAAFVCDSVMSEKTSSLPDEFHCIENTSVPNESAKVLVNKDVRQKPGGETTPSVTDLLNYFLAPEILTGDNQYYCENCASLQNAEKTMQITEEPEYLILTLLRFSYDQKYHVRRKILDNVSLPLVLELPVKRTTSLSSLSENWSVDVDLTDVSENLAKKLKPSGTEEPFCPKLVPYQLSSVVVHSGISSESGHYYSYARNITGTESSYQMCHQSETLALSPSQSHLQGKDSPSAIIEQDLENKEMSKEWFLFNDSRVTFTSFQSVQKITSRFPKDTAYVLLYKKQNSTNSLSGSNPTNGLWINGDPPLQKELMDAITKDNKLYLQEQELNARARALQTASASCSFRPNGFDDNDPPGSCGPTGGGGGGGFNTVGRLVF, from the exons ATGATGTATCATTATTCTGGATTCCCAGATCTCTATGAACCTATTCTGGAGGCAATAAAG GATTTTCCTAAACCCAGTGAAGAGAAGATTAAGTTGATTCTCAGTCAGAGTGCCTGGACTTCTCAATCCAATTCTTTGGCATCTTGCTTGTCTAGACTTTCTGGAAAATCTGAAACTGGGAAAACTGGTCTTATTAACCTAGGAAATACATGTTATATGAACAGTGTTATACAGGCGTTGTTTATGGCCACTGA tTTTAGAAGACAAGTGTTATCTTTAAATCTAAATGGGTGCAATTCATTAATGAAAAAATTACAGCATCTTTTTGCCTTTTTGGCTCATACACAG AGGGAAGCATATGCACCTCGGCTATTCTTTGAAGCTTCCAGACCTCCATGGTTTACTCCTAGATCACAGCAAGACTGTTCGGAATACCTCAGGTTTCTGCTAGAcag GCttcatgaagaagaaaagatCCTGAAAGTTCAGTCCTCACACAAGCCCTCTGAAAGTCTGGGGTGCAGTGAAACTTCTTTACAGGAAGTAGCCAGTAAGGCAGCTGTACTAACAGAGACTCCTTGCACAAGTGAGGGTGAGAAGActttaatagaaaaaatgtttGGAGGGAAAATACGGACTCACATATGTTGCTTGAACTGTAGGAGTACATCACAAAAGGTGGAAGCTTTTACAGATCTTTCATTGGCCTTTTGTCCTTCCCCTGCTACAGAAGACATGTCTTTCCAAGCTGCAGCACCATTACCCCGTGCACAAGATGGTGGTTTAGTGGGAGCTAGTGTACCTGGGCCTTCAGAAGAACCAGTCATTTATAATCCAGCAACAGCTGCCTTTGTCTGTGACTCGGTTATGAGTGAAAAAACAAGCAGTCTTCCTGATGAGTTTCATTGTATTGAAAACACTTCTGTCCCTAATGAATCTGCCAAGGTTCTTGTCAATAAAGATGTACGTCAGAAACCAGGAGGTGAAACTACACCTTCAGTAACTGACttactaaattattttttggcTCCAGAGATTCTTACTGGTGATAACCAATATTATTGTGAAAACTGTGCCTCTCTGCAGAATGCTGAGAAAACTATGCAAATCACGGAGGAACCTGAATACCTTATTCTTACTCTCCTGAGATTTTCATATGATCAGAAGTATCATGtgagaagaaaaattttagacAATGTGTCACTGCCACTGGTTTTGGAATTGCCAGTTAAAAGAACTACTTCCTTGTCTTCATTATCAGAAAATTGGTCTGTCGATGTTGACCTCACTGATGTTAGTGAGAACCTTGCTAAAAAATTAAAGCCTTCTGGGACTGAAGAACCTTTCTGCCCAAAATTGGTGCCCTACCAATTAAGTTCTGTTGTTGTTCACTCTGGTATATCCTCTGAAAGTGGGCATTACTATTCTTATGCTAGAAATATCACAGGTACAGAGTCTTCATACCAGATGTGCCACCAGTCTGAAACTCTGGCATTATCACCCTCTCAGAGTCATTTACAAGGCAAAGATAGTCCTAGTGCAATTATTGAACAGGATttggaaaataaggaaatgtCAAAAGAATGGTTTTTATTTAATGACAGCAGAGTGACATTTACTTCATTTCAATCAGTCCAGAAAATTACGAGTAGGTTTCCGAAGGACACAGCTTATGTGCTTTTATATAAGAAACAGAACAGCACTaatagcttaagtggtagcaaTCCAACCAATGGACTCTGGATAAATGGAGACCCACCTCTACAGAAAGAACTTATGGATGCTATAACAAAAGACAATAAACTATATTTACAG gaacaAGAATTGAATGCTCGAGCCCGGGCCCTACAAACTGCATCTGCCTCCTGTTCATTTCGGCCCAATGGATTTGATGATAATGACCCACCAGGAAGCTGTGGACCAActggtggaggaggtggaggaggattTAATACAGTTGGCAGACTTGTGTTTTGA